Proteins found in one Ischnura elegans chromosome 11, ioIscEleg1.1, whole genome shotgun sequence genomic segment:
- the LOC124167960 gene encoding uncharacterized protein LOC124167960 codes for MSPRSHILAESENEERWEEMSQVSTSSSEGGERQEAAIQESGSPIAERERAIEASTPESTEEQRYPSTTESQAAARQRSPYLLRPRPTPTPPEPLGVREGTPRRTPASCLPSESSTLREYAPVKAVKKTPVPLLLPFPHPVRQHIPRKAAETAEVTTQMTTSLSLQPIPPALPIF; via the coding sequence ATGTCCCCCCGATCCCATATATTGGCCGAGTCGGAGAACGAAGAACGGTGGGAGGAAATGAGTCAGGTGTCGACATCGTCATCGGAGGGCGGAGAGAGGCAGGAAGCGGCGATCCAAGAGTCTGGATCGCCAATAGCCGAGAGAGAACGAGCAATAGAGGCCTCCACGCCGGAGAGCACGGAGGAGCAGAGATACCCGTCGACGACCGAGTCGCAAGCAGCTGCCCGGCAAAGGAGCCCTTATCTCCTGAGGCCCCGACCTACCCCTACGCCTCCAGAGCCGTTGGGTGTACGAGAGGGCACTCCCCGTAGAACCCCAGCGAGCTGCCTACCCAGCGAGAGCAGTACTCTAAGAGAGTACGCTCCAGTGAAGGCCGTGAAGAAGACGCCAGTGCCCTTGCTTCTCCCATTTCCACACCCCGTACGCCAGCACATAccgcggaaggccgcggagacaGCAGAAGTAACGACGCAGATGACAACATCCTTATCTCTCCAACCCATCCCGCCCGCTCTCCCTATCTTTTGA